In Ghiorsea bivora, a genomic segment contains:
- a CDS encoding MerR family transcriptional regulator codes for MSAQGSSQLKILQHAGIDVPTLPDKLFFSIREVSDLCGIEPHVLRYWETEFKHLKPVKKSGNRRFYRHRDVYIALQIKHLLYDLNFTIRGAKKRLATGDISEIVEAQHNNATVSLNTIREELENIKRLLDF; via the coding sequence ATGAGCGCCCAAGGCTCTTCTCAGTTGAAAATTTTACAACATGCAGGCATTGATGTCCCCACTCTCCCCGACAAACTCTTTTTTTCTATTCGTGAAGTTAGTGATTTATGCGGCATCGAACCCCATGTACTTCGCTATTGGGAAACCGAATTTAAACATTTAAAACCCGTTAAAAAGAGTGGAAACCGTAGGTTTTACCGTCATCGTGATGTCTATATTGCCCTGCAAATAAAACACTTGTTATATGACTTAAACTTTACAATTCGGGGTGCAAAAAAACGACTGGCTACGGGTGATATTTCAGAAATTGTTGAAGCTCAGCACAACAACGCTACAGTTAGCCTCAATACCATTCGTGAAGAGTTAGAAAACATCAAACGCCTTCTCGATTTCTAA
- a CDS encoding sensor histidine kinase yields the protein MHTNDSRHGLSLSRENMIGEAFLWVLACLSMIFWLVFRLNQTSKRLHAHEIKHEQLKREYDNLKNTLATRGRRLDVLLSTISEVVLRVDEQGRVLGGNEQAESLFHFQHSIVLPQSMLVFYRDSEWLKAFQQAIDALPEQKTLPEMKVDGRVLLPRLAALSDKEALLLCLDVTAYTRLQQKQKSLLENLMHDLKTPLTSLLGYARSIETFADDEDLRHEATSVIVKEAKHINNLMNSMLTLNQIEHDKTEKDAQCSIIHVHEQVWGSLQHKIQAKAIKLDIEIDVDNEMVRMSEIDCHRILMNIAENALKFSPEGASIFCHIVEQETCVSIAIQDQGYGIPETHLKRVVERFYRVDNVRGREKQEGHGLGLAIVKETLERDGGHLLLENSEEGGLLVTISIPKVSFVNP from the coding sequence ATGCATACAAACGATTCGCGGCATGGGTTATCGCTTTCAAGAGAAAACATGATTGGTGAAGCTTTTTTATGGGTTTTGGCATGTTTAAGCATGATATTTTGGCTTGTTTTTCGCCTTAACCAAACTTCCAAACGTTTGCACGCCCATGAAATCAAACATGAGCAACTCAAACGCGAATATGATAACCTAAAAAACACACTAGCCACCCGAGGGCGTCGTTTGGATGTATTGTTATCTACGATTTCAGAAGTGGTTCTGCGCGTTGATGAACAAGGGCGAGTGCTTGGTGGGAATGAACAAGCTGAGTCGTTGTTCCATTTTCAACATAGCATTGTGTTGCCGCAGTCCATGCTGGTGTTTTACCGAGATAGTGAGTGGTTAAAAGCTTTTCAACAAGCGATTGATGCTTTGCCAGAGCAGAAAACCTTGCCAGAAATGAAGGTGGATGGTCGTGTATTATTGCCTCGGTTAGCTGCTTTGAGCGATAAAGAGGCATTGTTATTGTGTTTAGATGTCACCGCTTATACGCGTTTGCAGCAAAAACAAAAGTCATTGTTGGAAAATTTGATGCATGATCTTAAAACACCACTCACATCATTATTGGGTTATGCTAGAAGCATTGAAACGTTTGCTGATGATGAAGATTTACGCCATGAAGCAACATCTGTGATTGTCAAAGAAGCAAAACATATCAACAACTTAATGAATAGCATGTTGACACTGAACCAAATCGAACATGATAAGACAGAGAAAGATGCGCAATGTTCCATTATCCATGTTCATGAACAAGTATGGGGCTCTCTACAGCATAAAATACAAGCTAAGGCTATAAAGTTGGATATTGAGATTGATGTAGACAATGAAATGGTCAGGATGAGTGAAATAGACTGTCATCGTATCCTGATGAATATTGCTGAAAATGCATTGAAGTTCTCACCTGAAGGGGCAAGTATTTTTTGCCATATTGTTGAACAAGAAACATGTGTTTCCATTGCTATTCAAGACCAAGGTTATGGCATTCCAGAAACCCATCTGAAACGTGTTGTAGAGCGTTTTTATCGTGTCGATAATGTTAGGGGACGTGAAAAACAAGAAGGGCATGGTTTGGGTCTAGCTATTGTTAAAGAAACCTTAGAGCGAGATGGTGGTCATTTACTTTTGGAAAATAGCGAAGAAGGTGGTTTGCTTGTTACCATAAGTATACCCAAGGTATCATTTGTAAATCCTTGA
- a CDS encoding winged helix-turn-helix domain-containing protein produces the protein MTTSSKHILIVEDDFSIARLIEIHLQREGYDTTICDNGLDAQDLLQKNQYSALILDRMIPGKRGLDVLRWIRGHERLTTLPVLMVTALTMTDEKIRGLNEGADDYIGKPFEPDELVARLAALLRRATSSKTETFDAQAIQMNEESMEVKVDGKLLSLRPLEFKLLQTLMGKAGRVLSREQLLDIVWGMDSFVEERTVDATVKRLRKELAACGQGECIQTIRGMGYRFQEKT, from the coding sequence ATGACAACAAGTAGTAAACATATCCTTATTGTTGAAGATGATTTCTCTATCGCAAGGTTGATAGAGATTCATTTGCAGCGGGAAGGTTATGATACAACCATATGTGATAATGGCTTAGATGCCCAAGATTTATTACAGAAAAACCAATACAGCGCTCTGATTTTAGACAGGATGATTCCTGGTAAACGTGGGCTGGATGTATTGCGTTGGATTCGAGGGCATGAAAGGCTGACTACACTTCCTGTATTGATGGTAACGGCTTTAACCATGACGGATGAAAAAATTCGGGGCTTAAATGAAGGTGCTGATGATTATATTGGTAAACCTTTTGAGCCTGATGAGCTTGTTGCACGTTTGGCAGCCTTATTACGCCGAGCCACCAGCAGTAAAACAGAAACTTTTGATGCCCAAGCGATTCAAATGAATGAAGAAAGCATGGAAGTGAAAGTGGATGGTAAGTTGTTATCGCTTCGACCGCTAGAGTTTAAACTTTTACAAACCTTGATGGGTAAGGCGGGTAGGGTGCTTTCTCGCGAGCAATTATTAGATATTGTGTGGGGTATGGATTCATTTGTTGAGGAACGCACTGTGGATGCAACCGTCAAACGTTTGCGTAAAGAACTTGCAGCTTGTGGGCAAGGTGAATGCATACAAACGATTCGCGGCATGGGTTATCGCTTTCAAGAGAAAACATGA
- a CDS encoding Crp/Fnr family transcriptional regulator has product MSIENIMEYSKKEVMVEPLIESNADFQAFYSLPLIAEMKKKHAMTLFSCMTREDFQVGDVIYEAGTPSVGKMNLILDGKVNVKSESGYPFSSLTTGDVFGLFSFLDENRNHSVTLTVDKTTRVLSIDRSYFDLIALEEPKLGNQLMRFMFRLLSKKASELEVEYAHMHRFAFGGKV; this is encoded by the coding sequence ATGAGTATTGAGAATATTATGGAATATTCTAAGAAAGAAGTCATGGTTGAACCATTGATTGAGTCAAATGCAGACTTTCAAGCATTTTATAGTTTGCCATTGATTGCGGAAATGAAGAAAAAACATGCCATGACATTGTTTAGTTGTATGACACGTGAGGATTTTCAAGTAGGGGACGTGATTTATGAAGCAGGTACGCCATCAGTGGGGAAAATGAACTTAATTTTAGATGGCAAAGTGAATGTTAAAAGCGAAAGTGGTTATCCATTTAGTAGCCTAACGACAGGTGATGTCTTTGGTTTGTTTTCGTTCTTGGATGAAAATAGAAATCATTCGGTTACACTTACCGTAGATAAAACGACAAGGGTATTAAGTATAGATAGGTCTTATTTTGATTTGATTGCTTTGGAAGAGCCGAAGTTAGGTAACCAATTGATGCGTTTTATGTTTAGGCTTTTGAGCAAAAAGGCATCTGAGTTGGAAGTAGAGTATGCACATATGCATCGCTTTGCATTTGGTGGGAAGGTGTGA
- a CDS encoding porin, producing the protein MKKQVSLTALALATALSATAAHAGDVQVKGKVYFDYSKHTATGKANETAGDIKRTYITIKKKVDDVWSTRVTLDSSIDGSTKKSNNVFLKYAYLKGKFSDAVQVKLGMIATPWIGYEDKMNEHRYISKSFVDTHKMAASADAGVGIQGKVNMFSYDIVSINGGGYGSTGKTEKTDLETRFGVKPMKGLEFDLGYRTGYLGKFVAGTAENKNTLTQFLVSYGHKGDISYRIAANVIANKVEDQLTNTTVTEKGTEIWAMARSGDFGGYIRNESLDYGVVGKTKETRTVVSLDYHATKGVVLSLVSDRTSDVGGTAGSDKSTTGLFSQFKF; encoded by the coding sequence ATGAAAAAACAAGTATCACTAACAGCACTTGCACTTGCAACTGCGCTATCTGCGACAGCAGCTCACGCTGGGGACGTTCAAGTAAAAGGAAAGGTTTACTTTGATTACTCTAAACACACAGCAACAGGCAAAGCAAATGAAACCGCTGGTGACATTAAACGTACATACATTACAATTAAAAAGAAAGTTGATGACGTATGGTCAACCCGCGTAACTTTAGATTCATCAATTGATGGTAGCACCAAAAAAAGTAACAATGTATTTTTAAAGTATGCTTACTTGAAAGGTAAATTCTCTGATGCTGTGCAAGTCAAACTAGGTATGATTGCAACACCATGGATTGGTTATGAAGATAAAATGAACGAACATCGTTATATTTCTAAAAGCTTTGTAGATACACATAAAATGGCTGCATCTGCTGATGCTGGTGTTGGCATTCAAGGTAAAGTAAATATGTTCTCATACGATATCGTTTCAATTAACGGTGGTGGTTATGGTAGCACTGGTAAAACAGAGAAAACTGATCTTGAGACACGTTTCGGTGTAAAACCAATGAAAGGACTAGAGTTTGACTTGGGTTACCGTACTGGTTACTTAGGTAAATTCGTAGCTGGAACAGCAGAAAACAAAAACACTTTGACTCAGTTCCTTGTTTCTTATGGTCATAAAGGTGATATATCTTATCGTATTGCTGCTAATGTTATTGCCAACAAAGTTGAAGACCAACTTACAAACACCACAGTAACTGAAAAAGGTACTGAAATTTGGGCTATGGCTCGCTCTGGAGACTTCGGCGGATATATCCGTAATGAAAGCTTGGACTATGGTGTAGTTGGTAAAACAAAAGAAACTCGCACCGTTGTTTCTTTAGATTACCACGCAACCAAAGGTGTTGTTCTTTCCCTAGTTTCTGACAGGACTTCAGATGTTGGTGGAACTGCAGGTAGTGATAAATCAACAACAGGTTTGTTTTCACAGTTCAAATTCTAA
- a CDS encoding substrate-binding domain-containing protein, with translation MKKQIIAIAAVAATCFTLGANIAQAEENIQIVGSSTVYPFSSYVAEALGATGKFKTPVVESTGSGGGMKLFCAGASMDTPDFTNASRRMKAKEFAKCQKNGVKDITEMVVGYDGIAIAQSKKAPSISLSRKDLMLAVAAEVPSKDGSHLVKNNYHFWNEINPKLPHRAIRVYGPPTSSGTRDAFEDMILKHLTKHMDVYTKLYKADKKKNKAYKKYHKIRQDGVYIPSGENDNLIVQKLARDTSALGIFGYSYLEENSDSISPAIIDGVIPTPETISGHTYPLSRSLYFYIKKSHIGKVKGMMEYANLFMSDQMVGEGGECTEIGLIPLPKAELAHYRANLKSLKNLTAADFANKH, from the coding sequence ATGAAAAAACAAATTATTGCTATTGCAGCCGTTGCTGCAACATGCTTTACGCTAGGCGCTAATATTGCCCAAGCTGAAGAAAACATTCAGATTGTTGGTTCTTCAACAGTTTACCCATTCTCTAGCTATGTTGCTGAAGCTTTGGGCGCAACAGGCAAATTCAAAACACCTGTTGTTGAATCTACAGGTTCTGGCGGCGGCATGAAATTATTCTGCGCTGGCGCAAGCATGGATACACCTGACTTCACCAACGCATCTCGTCGCATGAAAGCGAAAGAGTTTGCAAAATGCCAAAAAAATGGCGTAAAGGACATTACAGAAATGGTTGTGGGTTATGACGGTATTGCCATCGCACAATCTAAAAAAGCGCCAAGCATCAGCCTTTCTCGCAAAGATTTGATGTTGGCAGTTGCTGCTGAAGTACCAAGCAAAGACGGTTCTCACTTGGTTAAAAACAACTACCACTTCTGGAATGAAATCAACCCTAAATTACCACACCGCGCTATCCGCGTTTATGGTCCTCCAACATCTTCTGGTACACGTGATGCATTCGAAGACATGATTTTGAAACACTTGACCAAACACATGGATGTTTACACTAAGCTTTACAAAGCTGACAAAAAGAAAAACAAAGCATACAAAAAATATCATAAAATCCGTCAAGATGGCGTTTATATCCCATCTGGTGAAAATGATAACTTAATCGTGCAAAAACTTGCTCGTGATACATCTGCTTTGGGTATCTTTGGTTACAGCTACTTGGAAGAAAACAGCGATAGTATTTCACCAGCAATCATTGATGGTGTGATTCCAACTCCAGAAACTATTTCTGGTCACACATATCCGCTATCTCGTTCACTATACTTCTACATCAAAAAATCACACATTGGCAAAGTTAAAGGCATGATGGAATATGCCAACTTATTTATGAGTGACCAAATGGTTGGTGAAGGCGGCGAGTGTACTGAAATTGGCTTGATTCCATTGCCAAAAGCAGAGCTTGCTCACTACCGTGCAAACTTGAAATCTTTGAAAAATCTAACCGCAGCAGATTTTGCAAATAAACACTAA
- the pstC gene encoding phosphate ABC transporter permease subunit PstC, translated as MTTADIFLWFTAGLLSLSIAAYVFARNKAIHIENIEGRLHSRPNFFGWYAVSKVLTPALMIGFIYSILHISGLVSQPEILLTIVFIAAIINFAISIKHIQRNFRARQAVEKTSKRLFFIAALISVLTTIGIVFSVLFEAIRFFNIIPLWDFLTGTTWNPDTAFLIGAGRDEGGAVPEFGSLPIFAGTLMITVIAMLVAIPVGLFAAIYMSEYASSRVRNILKPTLEILAGIPTVVYGFFAAITISPLVVQAADALGLHADFTNALAPGMIMGVMIIPFISSLSDDVIRAVPQPLRDGSLALGTTQSETIRHVVLPSAFPGIVAAFLLAASRAIGETMIVVMAAGLRPNLTANPLEGVTTVTVKIVEALTGDQEFDSAFTLAAFALGLVLLTVTLVLNIGSTIIVRKFTQRYE; from the coding sequence ATGACAACAGCAGATATCTTTCTTTGGTTTACCGCTGGTCTTCTTTCTTTATCCATTGCGGCTTATGTATTTGCCCGTAATAAAGCTATCCATATCGAAAACATTGAAGGTAGACTTCATTCCCGCCCTAATTTCTTTGGTTGGTATGCCGTAAGTAAAGTGCTTACCCCTGCCCTTATGATTGGTTTTATATATTCAATTTTACATATAAGTGGCTTAGTTTCGCAACCTGAAATCTTGCTTACCATCGTCTTTATAGCTGCAATCATCAACTTCGCCATCAGCATCAAACATATCCAACGCAATTTTAGGGCAAGGCAAGCTGTTGAGAAAACATCTAAACGCTTATTTTTTATTGCTGCGTTGATTTCTGTTCTTACCACAATAGGCATTGTCTTCTCCGTACTTTTTGAAGCCATTCGCTTTTTTAACATCATCCCACTATGGGATTTTCTTACAGGCACAACTTGGAACCCTGACACAGCATTTTTGATTGGTGCGGGGCGTGATGAAGGTGGTGCGGTGCCAGAATTTGGCTCATTACCTATTTTCGCAGGCACATTAATGATTACAGTGATTGCCATGCTGGTTGCCATCCCTGTGGGTTTGTTTGCAGCCATTTATATGTCGGAATATGCCAGTAGCCGTGTGCGTAATATCCTAAAACCAACACTAGAAATTTTGGCGGGTATCCCCACAGTTGTTTATGGTTTCTTTGCTGCTATCACCATTAGCCCCTTGGTTGTGCAAGCTGCTGATGCTTTGGGTTTACATGCAGATTTTACCAATGCGCTTGCACCAGGGATGATTATGGGCGTGATGATTATTCCTTTTATTTCATCACTTTCTGATGATGTGATTCGTGCAGTACCTCAACCGCTACGTGATGGTTCACTTGCACTCGGCACAACACAATCCGAAACCATTCGCCATGTGGTTTTACCGAGCGCATTTCCAGGTATTGTTGCTGCTTTCTTATTGGCAGCTTCCCGAGCCATTGGTGAAACCATGATTGTGGTCATGGCGGCAGGACTTCGCCCCAACCTTACGGCTAACCCTTTGGAAGGCGTGACAACAGTTACCGTTAAAATCGTTGAAGCATTAACAGGCGACCAAGAATTTGACTCTGCATTTACCCTAGCAGCCTTTGCTTTGGGTTTGGTTCTTTTAACAGTCACACTAGTGCTAAATATTGGTTCTACCATCATCGTACGAAAATTTACCCAGAGGTATGAATAA
- the pstA gene encoding phosphate ABC transporter permease PstA, whose translation MSLSPQLKRRYRADKRFKLYGLTAIIFALCFLIFFFADIIGKAAPAFEQAYIQVPVSYNQSMIHNYNKAIPKAYRRLVSKSFLRTLGQKLEAHPELMGTTQEEWSLANHRVDQFLKGHEGHGLKKKYRKKVKQMYQDGKIEFRFNTNFFTRGDSKMAENAGVLAAAMGSIMVLLITIAVSVPIGVMTAIYLEEFAPDNRFTQAIEVNINNLAAIPSILYGLLGLAIFINVMGVPRSSALAGGLTLALMTLPVIIISTRAALRSVPQSIRDAAFGLGASSLQVVIHHVLPLAFPGILTGSIIGLAQAMGETAPLLIVGMMAYIPDAPGSILDAATVLPAQVYTWSSESIRAFEERTAAGILVLLTVLLSLNALAVYLRKKFEVRW comes from the coding sequence ATGAGCTTGTCGCCCCAATTAAAACGCCGCTATCGTGCAGATAAGCGTTTCAAACTCTATGGGCTTACAGCCATTATCTTTGCCCTTTGTTTCTTAATTTTCTTCTTTGCTGATATTATTGGCAAAGCAGCGCCTGCTTTTGAACAGGCTTATATTCAAGTGCCTGTTTCTTATAACCAAAGTATGATACACAACTACAACAAGGCGATTCCCAAGGCATACCGACGCTTGGTGAGTAAATCATTCTTGCGCACACTGGGTCAAAAGTTGGAAGCACACCCTGAACTTATGGGCACAACGCAAGAAGAATGGTCACTTGCCAATCATAGAGTTGATCAGTTCTTAAAAGGGCATGAAGGGCATGGGCTAAAGAAGAAGTATCGTAAAAAAGTTAAGCAGATGTACCAAGATGGAAAAATTGAATTTCGCTTTAATACAAACTTTTTTACCCGTGGTGATTCCAAAATGGCTGAAAATGCAGGCGTACTTGCTGCTGCGATGGGCTCCATCATGGTCTTGCTTATCACGATTGCAGTATCTGTGCCCATTGGTGTGATGACGGCTATTTATCTGGAAGAATTTGCGCCAGACAATAGGTTTACCCAAGCCATTGAAGTGAATATCAATAATCTTGCCGCTATTCCTTCGATTTTATATGGTTTATTAGGGCTTGCTATTTTTATCAATGTGATGGGTGTACCACGTTCCTCAGCTTTAGCGGGTGGTTTGACCCTTGCCCTGATGACGTTGCCCGTCATTATCATCAGCACCCGAGCAGCTTTGCGCTCTGTGCCACAAAGTATTCGTGATGCAGCATTTGGTTTGGGGGCATCTAGCCTTCAGGTGGTCATTCACCATGTCTTACCCTTAGCTTTCCCTGGTATTTTAACCGGTTCAATTATTGGATTAGCACAAGCTATGGGTGAAACTGCACCTTTGTTGATTGTTGGCATGATGGCGTATATACCCGATGCACCAGGAAGCATACTTGATGCAGCAACCGTATTACCTGCGCAAGTCTATACATGGTCATCTGAATCGATTCGCGCATTTGAAGAGCGCACAGCAGCAGGTATTTTGGTGCTTTTAACCGTATTATTAAGTTTAAATGCGTTAGCCGTGTATTTGCGCAAAAAGTTTGAAGTGAGGTGGTAA
- the pstB gene encoding phosphate ABC transporter ATP-binding protein PstB, with amino-acid sequence MSKPKISVSDLKLWYGNHETLHGIDVDFEAKKVTALIGPSGCGKSTLLRCLNRMNDRIVDCRIEGSVLLDGKDINAPDVDVVQLRTHVGMVFQKPNPFPKSIYENIIYAPKIHGMVDKDGMDELVETALRKASIWDEVKDKLHEPGTALSGGQQQRLCIARTIAVKPDVILMDEPCSALDPIATAKIEELIDELKQDFTIIMVTHNMQQAARVSDNTAFFYMGNLIEFGETSTLFSQPQQQQTEDYITGRFG; translated from the coding sequence ATGAGTAAACCTAAAATTAGTGTGTCCGATCTAAAGCTTTGGTATGGCAACCATGAGACTTTGCATGGTATAGATGTTGATTTTGAAGCGAAAAAAGTGACAGCCCTTATTGGACCATCAGGATGTGGTAAATCAACCCTACTAAGATGTCTTAACCGTATGAACGATAGGATTGTGGATTGCCGTATTGAAGGTAGTGTGCTTTTGGATGGCAAAGATATTAATGCCCCTGATGTCGATGTGGTGCAACTTCGTACCCATGTTGGCATGGTATTCCAAAAGCCCAACCCTTTCCCCAAAAGCATCTATGAAAATATTATTTATGCGCCTAAAATTCACGGTATGGTGGATAAAGATGGCATGGACGAGCTGGTGGAAACCGCGCTTCGCAAAGCCAGCATATGGGATGAAGTCAAAGATAAACTGCATGAACCAGGCACTGCGCTTTCAGGTGGGCAACAACAGCGTCTTTGCATTGCTCGCACCATCGCGGTTAAACCTGATGTGATTTTAATGGATGAACCCTGCTCAGCACTTGACCCTATCGCTACAGCAAAAATTGAAGAGCTGATTGATGAACTCAAACAAGATTTTACCATCATTATGGTAACCCACAATATGCAACAAGCTGCGCGTGTATCCGATAACACAGCCTTCTTTTATATGGGTAATTTGATTGAGTTTGGTGAAACATCAACATTATTTAGTCAACCCCAACAACAACAAACAGAAGACTATATTACGGGTCGATTTGGTTAG
- the phoU gene encoding phosphate signaling complex protein PhoU codes for MPHTLSRFDDELNELHQLINTMFKITRKNIKQSLASIFEVDAEMAKRVIERDDVVNTLELRIDELARTLIIQFQPAASDLRTVFSATKIVTDLERMSDLATKLAKNALEMDGFIPRKSTSVPIMREILLTQVKNTRKAFINQDVLLAKKVIEQDKLLDDSYENCQRVLLTRMAEDPASISHSIALTNIAKVIERIGDHTVNIAEMVIYASSSHEVRHLSIEELNDVLDDEDE; via the coding sequence ATGCCACATACACTTAGCCGCTTTGATGATGAACTCAATGAGTTACACCAACTTATCAACACCATGTTTAAAATTACGCGGAAAAACATTAAACAAAGTCTAGCTTCAATTTTTGAAGTTGATGCTGAAATGGCAAAACGCGTGATTGAGCGGGATGATGTGGTCAATACCTTAGAGCTTAGAATTGATGAGCTTGCACGTACATTGATTATCCAATTTCAACCTGCTGCATCCGATTTACGTACAGTCTTTTCTGCAACAAAAATTGTCACTGACCTTGAACGCATGAGTGACTTGGCAACAAAATTAGCGAAAAATGCTTTAGAAATGGATGGTTTTATTCCTAGGAAATCAACCTCTGTGCCTATTATGCGTGAGATTTTACTCACACAAGTCAAAAATACGCGAAAAGCCTTTATTAATCAGGATGTCCTTTTGGCTAAAAAAGTTATTGAGCAAGACAAACTGCTTGATGATTCGTATGAAAATTGCCAGCGCGTGCTACTCACACGTATGGCTGAAGACCCTGCAAGCATCAGCCACTCTATTGCTTTAACCAATATTGCTAAAGTCATTGAGCGTATTGGTGACCATACTGTCAATATTGCCGAAATGGTCATTTATGCATCAAGTTCACATGAAGTTCGCCATTTAAGCATAGAAGAACTCAATGATGTGCTTGATGATGAAGATGAATAA
- the phoU gene encoding phosphate signaling complex protein PhoU, whose translation MPLHTMKRFDEELDELKTHILAMGGLVERAIENAVKSMLEQNEELALKTLERDKAINALEVQCDEMTREILVRRQPAAGDLRFIMGIIKLVTDLERMGDLASGIAQGMLRAEENPPRNFSNLDIMGEKVVRQVKRALDAFSRGDTELAMLVIEKDAGIDILYKRMYREMLTYMMEDPRVIGSSIILSNVAKNLERIADHATNIAEMVIYMERGHDIRHVDHEAAARLLSGEE comes from the coding sequence ATGCCATTACATACCATGAAACGCTTTGATGAAGAGCTTGATGAATTAAAGACACATATTCTTGCTATGGGTGGCTTGGTGGAGCGTGCGATCGAAAATGCTGTGAAATCCATGCTTGAACAAAATGAAGAACTTGCACTTAAAACCTTAGAGCGCGACAAAGCAATCAATGCCTTGGAAGTTCAGTGTGATGAAATGACCCGCGAAATATTGGTGCGTAGGCAGCCTGCAGCGGGTGATTTACGTTTTATCATGGGTATTATCAAGTTGGTCACAGACTTAGAACGTATGGGTGATTTAGCTTCAGGCATCGCACAAGGCATGTTACGTGCGGAAGAAAACCCACCAAGAAACTTCTCCAACCTTGATATTATGGGTGAAAAAGTGGTGCGCCAAGTTAAACGCGCTTTGGATGCTTTTTCTCGGGGTGACACCGAACTTGCCATGCTTGTCATCGAAAAAGATGCAGGTATTGATATTTTATATAAACGTATGTATCGAGAAATGTTAACCTATATGATGGAAGACCCCAGAGTGATTGGTTCATCGATCATTTTATCAAACGTAGCAAAAAATCTTGAGCGTATTGCCGATCATGCGACAAATATTGCAGAAATGGTCATTTACATGGAACGTGGTCATGATATTCGTCATGTGGATCATGAAGCTGCAGCTCGTTTGCTTTCAGGCGAAGAATAA
- the gluQRS gene encoding tRNA glutamyl-Q(34) synthetase GluQRS, with amino-acid sequence MKRTRFAPSPTGLLHLGNVYSALTCEQWAKEHDTQLLLRVEDIDFTRCKPTHTEQLQHDLAWLGIHFHAVSFQQQRLALYEKVLQQLIDMEVLYPCFCTRKQVDAALHAQSESKLNTLHQRLDVYPGTCKLLAMQQRQQKMLEQTYAWRLNAAVVSEMIGQYCVWYDTQGVAQNFKVLDIGDVIIGRKDIRFSYHLCVVVDDAIQGISHVIRGEDLRSSTPVHRVLQLLLGYDSPAYLHHKLITNQEGTRLAKSKASPTLKSLRDSGVTAKQIRQSLGF; translated from the coding sequence TTGAAACGAACGCGTTTTGCGCCATCACCAACGGGTTTATTGCACCTTGGTAATGTATATTCAGCTTTAACATGCGAACAATGGGCAAAAGAACATGATACACAGCTTTTATTGCGTGTAGAGGATATTGATTTCACACGTTGTAAACCAACACATACAGAACAACTGCAGCATGATTTGGCATGGTTAGGTATCCATTTTCATGCGGTGTCATTTCAACAACAGCGCTTAGCTTTGTACGAAAAGGTTTTGCAGCAATTGATAGATATGGAAGTGTTGTACCCATGTTTTTGTACACGAAAACAAGTGGATGCAGCTTTACATGCGCAAAGTGAAAGTAAGCTGAATACATTGCATCAGCGTTTAGATGTTTACCCTGGCACATGCAAACTCTTGGCTATGCAACAACGGCAGCAGAAGATGTTGGAGCAAACGTATGCTTGGCGCTTGAATGCCGCTGTGGTGTCGGAAATGATAGGGCAATATTGTGTCTGGTATGATACACAAGGTGTTGCCCAAAATTTTAAGGTGCTCGATATTGGTGATGTGATTATTGGGCGAAAAGATATTCGCTTTAGTTATCATTTGTGTGTGGTGGTTGATGATGCAATACAAGGTATAAGCCATGTCATACGCGGCGAAGACTTACGCAGTAGCACCCCAGTTCACCGTGTATTACAGCTTTTACTGGGTTATGATTCTCCTGCATATTTGCATCATAAGCTGATTACCAATCAAGAAGGTACACGTTTAGCCAAAAGTAAGGCATCCCCAACTTTAAAAAGTTTGCGTGATAGTGGAGTGACAGCCAAACAAATACGTCAATCGTTAGGTTTTTAA